A stretch of the Methermicoccus shengliensis DSM 18856 genome encodes the following:
- a CDS encoding S-layer protein domain-containing protein gives STWGKYEVIGFMADKYFAGYLDMPNGTGTENPLSSGQLHKVLMDDDAKRSVYVGSSLPLKEGYELFVKEVDINGNRALLELRKDGEVVDTDFVASDDDYIYTKDVGSADDLPLIIVRVGSVFRGTETNVVLIEGIFQISESYTSVESGQDFKEMEVVGVGSGSITLENPSSISLSAGKDIDILGDVWIRVADDSSALRYYPFVKIEELVGGALPMSVDVPPTVSKGEQIPIHVVSGLSDVEGASIFYDGELIGTTNASGVLLYTPTELGNHTIEARRYGYAPASTEIVVTNATLEIMAPSSIDLGETLVVRVGLEGRPVENATIKLDDTVIGHTDASGTLTYVPESAGRFTLRAEKPGYISNSTSLEVVGPYAELVVSSLSVEPKVVKAGKSVEVRATIVNNGNIEGTELIEIKLDGEVVHQENITLAPGESTTLTYAQKLNEEGTHVLDVGGTIATITVEGSGFPLGGVIGAVVGAGVVVLVLIAKGIIPLGAGGKGGEIAERIRELISRMLRR, from the coding sequence TCCACATGGGGCAAGTACGAGGTCATAGGCTTCATGGCCGACAAGTACTTCGCAGGCTACCTCGACATGCCCAATGGCACGGGCACAGAGAACCCGCTATCGAGTGGACAGCTGCACAAGGTGCTCATGGACGATGACGCCAAGCGCTCTGTGTACGTGGGCTCCTCCCTGCCCTTGAAGGAGGGCTACGAGCTGTTCGTGAAGGAGGTGGACATCAACGGCAATCGTGCCCTTCTGGAGCTCAGAAAGGACGGGGAGGTGGTGGACACGGACTTCGTTGCGAGCGACGACGACTACATCTACACAAAGGACGTTGGCTCTGCAGACGACCTCCCCCTCATAATCGTGCGGGTGGGCTCTGTGTTCAGGGGCACCGAGACCAATGTGGTGCTCATTGAGGGTATATTCCAGATATCGGAGAGCTATACCTCGGTGGAGAGCGGGCAGGATTTCAAGGAGATGGAAGTGGTGGGGGTGGGCTCGGGCTCGATAACGCTCGAGAATCCCAGTAGCATCTCCCTTTCGGCTGGCAAGGACATCGACATCCTGGGAGATGTGTGGATTCGTGTCGCCGACGATTCGTCTGCCCTCAGGTACTATCCGTTTGTGAAGATTGAGGAGCTCGTGGGCGGAGCGCTTCCCATGAGTGTGGATGTGCCCCCAACGGTGAGCAAGGGTGAGCAGATACCAATCCACGTGGTCTCCGGGCTCTCGGATGTGGAGGGTGCCAGCATATTCTACGATGGAGAGCTCATCGGCACCACGAACGCAAGTGGCGTGCTGCTGTACACCCCTACGGAGCTTGGCAACCATACCATAGAGGCAAGACGCTATGGCTATGCCCCGGCCTCCACTGAGATAGTGGTGACGAATGCCACCCTCGAGATAATGGCTCCATCGAGCATAGACCTCGGAGAGACGCTGGTCGTGCGGGTGGGGCTGGAGGGCAGGCCTGTGGAGAATGCCACCATCAAGCTGGACGATACAGTCATTGGCCACACAGATGCCTCTGGCACCCTCACATACGTGCCAGAGAGTGCTGGAAGGTTCACGCTGAGGGCAGAAAAGCCTGGTTACATCTCCAACTCCACATCGCTGGAGGTGGTGGGTCCCTACGCTGAGCTGGTGGTAAGTTCACTGTCTGTGGAGCCCAAGGTCGTGAAGGCTGGCAAGAGCGTTGAGGTGAGGGCAACCATCGTCAACAACGGAAACATCGAGGGCACGGAGCTGATAGAGATAAAGCTCGATGGAGAGGTGGTGCACCAGGAGAACATCACGCTCGCACCAGGGGAGAGCACCACCCTCACGTACGCCCAGAAGCTCAATGAGGAGGGCACGCACGTGCTGGATGTGGGTGGAACAATCGCCACCATCACCGTGGAGGGCTCCGGCTTCCCACTGGGAGGAGTGATTGGTGCGGTCGTGGGCGCTGGGGTGGTGGTTCTCGTGCTCATCGCCAAGGGCATAATTCCGCTGGGAGCGGGTGGAAAGGGAGGAGAGATTGCAGAGAGGATAAGGGAGCTTATCTCGAGGATGCTGAGGCGATAG